In Torulaspora globosa chromosome 1, complete sequence, a genomic segment contains:
- the HFD1 gene encoding hexadecenal dehydrogenase (ancestral locus Anc_2.439), producing MTDEVTMEMEYSKNTPMEEIDSEIRLCNSYFYDKQLQISKERSPRKADLKQRSIHLKKLFHGIRDNTDALIEAMYSDFHRSKQESLTLEIIQVLNCILSIIEKLPKWIEPKKVSDYSAPYLFGKIVVESIARGSVLVIGPFNFPLLCSLIPTVYAIAGGNSVILKPSEMTPATAMCIEKCVRDAGLPDGLLQIVKGAKAETERLVQSGKFDMIFFTGSNRVGSIIAQEAAKTVTPCVLELGGKSPVFMTNNLRRKNIKTALKRIFFSTFGNSGQICVAPDYVLVHESIYDQVVEQAKEVLKEFFPEITPEAEYTHMINKKAFDSVSSRIASSKGDKFVVGNQSSDAESLMIPPTLVFDVEWDDSLMEKENFGPVLPFIRYSDLDRTLDDVIQKQDTPLVQYIFSQKEQEVQRILTRLRSGGCIVGDTLIHVGINDAPFGGIGRSGYGNSGGIWGFNTFTHQRTVLKQPYWMDAALAIRYPPFTSWKSKAFRLAVEKSPWFDRNGNDRFGCFKWFALGLAILVFAIALSKC from the coding sequence ATGACAGACGAGGTAACCATGGAAATGGAATATTCGAAGAACACTCCTATGGAGGAAATTGATTCTGAGATTCGGCTCTGCAATAGCTATTTCTATGACAAGCAGTTGCAGATATCCAAGGAACGTTCTCCAAGAAAGGCCGACCTAAAGCAAAGATCGATCcacttgaagaagctgtttcATGGCATAAGAGACAATACAGATGCGCTGATCGAGGCAATGTACTCAGATTTTCACCGATCAAAGCAAGAATCACTCACTCTGGAGATAATACAGGTGTTGAATTGCATCTTGAGCATCATTGAGAAACTACCAAAATGGATAGAGCCCAAAAAGGTGTCAGACTATTCTGCACCTTATCTCTTTGGGAAGATCGTTGTGGAGTCTATTGCTCGTGGTAGCGTGCTGGTGATTGGGCCTTTCAATTTCCCTCTTTTGTGCTCTTTGATTCCAACGGTTTATGCAATTGCGGGTGGTAACTCGGTGATTCTAAAACCAAGCGAAATGACCCCTGCGACTGCGATGTGCATTGAGAAATGTGTCAGAGATGCTGGTTTGCCAGATGGACTCTTGCAAATCGTCAAGGGTGCCAAGGCGGAAACCGAGAGACTTGTGCAATCAGGAAAATTCGatatgatcttcttcactgGCTCAAACCGGGTCGGATCGATCATAGCTCAGGAGGCCGCGAAGACAGTGACTCCTTGTGTTCTTGAACTAGGCGGCAAGTCGCCTGTCTTCATGACTAATAACTTACGTCGTAAGAACATCAAGACTGCGCTCAAGCgtatcttcttcagcactttTGGGAACTCAGGACAAATATGTGTCGCACCAGACTATGTTTTGGTACATGAATCCATCTATGATCAAGTTGTGGAGCAGGCTAAGGAGGTCCTCAAAGAGTTCTTTCCTGAGATCACCCCCGAAGCCGAGTACACTCATatgatcaacaagaaggcaTTTGATTCCGTTTCCTCGCGCATTGCCTCATCCAAAGGTGACAAATTCGTAGTCGGCAATCAATCTTCTGACGCAGAAAGCCTTATGATTCCGCCTACATTGGTATTTGACGTGGAATGGGATGACTCCCtgatggagaaagagaactTTGGACCGGTGCTGCCTTTCATTCGGTATTCCGATTTGGATCGAACACTTGACGACGTGATTCAGAAACAGGACACTCCTTTGGTTCAGTATATTTTTTCTCAGAAGGAGCAAGAAGTCCAACGGATTCTGACTAGATTAAGATCGGGCGGTTGCATTGTCGGTGATACACTGATCCACGTTGGCATAAACGATGCACCATTTGGTGGTATTGGTCGCTCTGGGTATGGTAACTCTGGAGGAATTTGGGGTTTCAACACATTCACTCATCAGAGAACGGTATTGAAGCAACCATACTGGATGGACGCTGCCTTGGCGATACGTTATCCTCCATTTACATCATGGAAATCGAAGGCCTTCAGGCTAGCAGTGGAGAAATCTCCATGGTTTGACCGCAACGGAAATGACCGGTTTGGTTGCTTTAAATGGTTCGCCCTAGGCCTAGCAATTTTGGTGTTCGCCATCGCCTTGAGCAAGTGCTAA
- the SHE2 gene encoding She2p (ancestral locus Anc_2.438) → MEFIPVIPLSDPVAAIVLCRQDISRMFTRYMSNYVHFLNKFIGHMRRVGSLRFERMTLIKFVKKLRFLHESLTNFEVGSGIIHPEDADLKTANVPLASFCLKCLELLDVLNFYLTQPLQKEIISKTLNSNLTLSEDCIAGIEDTYNHFVKYTQWTIEALGIDDPLLHIEVVQFARKCALEDNVNVEESSDIFLQEVETVEDAEEYGNLSMEWTNVLGSKLDTLQVYYDDVMMHWQDGFDRKKDTKTSRT, encoded by the coding sequence ATGGAATTCATTCCAGTCATCCCCTTGTCTGATCCTGTCGCCGCTATCGTTCTATGCAGGCAGGATATCTCCCGGATGTTCACCAGGTACATGTCCAACTATGTTCACTTCCTGAACAAGTTCATTGGACACATGCGTCGAGTTGGGTCGCTGAGGTTTGAGAGAATGACGCTGATCAAGTTTGTGAAGAAGTTGAGATTCCTCCATGAGTCCTTAACCAACTTCGAAGTCGGCTCTGGGATCATACACCCAGAGGATGCGGACCTGAAGACGGCGAACGTGCCGCTGGCATCATTCTGCTTGAAATGTCTCGAGCTACTGGATGTTTTGAACTTCTACTTGACCCAGCCGTTGCAGAAGGAGATTATatccaagactttgaacaGCAATTTGACGTTATCTGAGGATTGCATCGCGGGTATCGAAGATACGTATAATCATTTTGTCAAGTACACGCAATGGACGATAGAAGCACTGGGAATCGACGATCCGTTGCTGCACATTGAAGTGGTGCAATTTGCAAGGAAATGTGCGCTGGAAGATAACGTAAACGTGGAGGAAAGCAGCGATATATTCTTGCAAGAAGTCGAAACGGTAGAAGATGCGGAGGAGTACGGCAATCTGTCCATGGAATGGACGAACGTTCTAGGCAGCAAACTAGATACGTTGCAAGTGTACTATGATGATGTGATGATGCACTGGCAAGATGGATTTGATAGAAAGAAGGATACAAAGACGTCCAGGACATGA
- the RCI50 gene encoding Rci50p (ancestral locus Anc_2.433): MIRVSRKLLLSNCSLTRLRGIQARGLRCSAAMRNARNGGNIYTYQQISQRNDRIQKIVLSLLGFSAFSYGVWHFYWPHHTFPKPVAQILRKGLWAESDKEQFDYQKALKFYIEALDKCQELKVDPISDEYTGIELKVAEMYEKLGMLDEASGVYLELLYRYFDALNTEGKIPEDKRPELIRRDLRILIKSLETNKDVSTGKRNLLAHLLMAQEEVLSRSQELKQFFERRKEKAKIIFQGKALDASDFKTFVNEENLKLDDEGYMILDLQKDSSAWEPFKEEFFTARDLYTAFCLSSKDIAAALSCKMTTVEWMVMADMPPGQILLSQANLGSLLYLQGEKFEAEIFELEGKRDKDPSLRSDEPMIKALRHLHRNRDTCLQMATQCYDSVIQFAKKNNKLRFNMKDQLDPSVSQAIALSTYGMGVLNLHQGVLAKAEKLLKDSISMAKEIDFQELLNEARNELDKAETLRLETGKQER, encoded by the coding sequence ATGATTAGGGTATCCCGGAAATTGCTATTATCGAATTGCTCTCTTACACGGCTGAGAGGTATCCAAGCGAGAGGTCTGCGTTGCAGCGCTGCCATGAGAAATGCCAGAAACGGCGGGAATATCTATACGTATCAGCAGATATCACAAAGGAACGATCGTATCCAAAAGATAGTGTTGTCGTTGCTGGGATTTTCAGCGTTTAGCTACGGCGTTTGGCACTTTTACTGGCCACATCACACGTTTCCGAAGCCAGTGGCTCAAATCTTGAGAAAGGGACTTTGGGCGGAGTCTGATAAGGAGCAATTCGATTATCAAAAGGCTTTAAAGTTTTATATCGAGGCATTGGACAAATGTCAGGAGTTAAAAGTCGATCCGATTAGCGATGAATATACGGGCATCGAGCTTAAAGTGGCCGAAATGTATGAAAAATTGGGAATGCTTGACGAAGCTAGCGGCGTGTACCTAGAACTACTGTACCGTTATTTTGACGCGTTGAACACCGAAGGTAAGATACCGGAGGATAAGCGGCCAGAACTGATCAGGAGGGATTTACGGATTTTGATCAAGTCGCTCGAAACCAATAAGGACGTTAGCACTGGGAAGAGAAATCTTCTTGCACACTTGCTAATGGCTCAGGAAGAAGTGTTGAGCAGATCGCAGGAATTAAAGCAGTTTTTTGAACGTAGGAAGGAGAAGGCCAAAATTATCTTCCAAGGCAAAGCATTGGATGCTTCCGATTTCAAGACTTTTGTAAACGAGgaaaacttgaagctgGATGATGAAGGTTACATGATCTTGGACCTGCAAAAAGATAGTAGTGCTTGGGAGCCATTCAAAGAAGAGTTTTTTACCGCTCGAGACCTGTACACGGCCTTCTGTTTATCATCAAAGGACATTGCGGCTGCTTTAAGCTGTAAAATGACCACTGTTGAGTGGATGGTCATGGCAGATATGCCGCCGGGCCAAATTCTGCTTTCGCAAGCCAATTTGGGATCCTTGCTTTACTTGCAAGGCGAAAAgtttgaagctgaaataTTCGAACTGGAGGGCAAGCGCGATAAAGATCCGTCGCTGCGGTCGGATGAACCGATGATCAAAGCGTTGAGGCATCTTCATAGAAATCGTGATACCTGCTTGCAGATGGCGACCCAATGCTACGACAGTGTGATCCAGTTTGCCAAAAAGAATAATAAACTGAGATTTAACATGAAAGACCAATTGGATCCCTCGGTCTCGCAGGCCATTGCCTTGTCAACCTATGGGATGGGTGTGTTGAATTTGCATCAAGGGGTGTTAGCTAAAGCTGAAAAGCTCCTCAAGGATTCCATCTCGATGGCAAAGGAGATCGATTTCCAAGAGTTGCTCAACGAAGCTAGAAATGAGCTCGATAAAGCAGAAACCCTTAGGTTGGAAACAGGGAAACAGGAGAGATAA
- a CDS encoding putative peptide hydrolase (ancestral locus Anc_2.434) produces MCGRYAIAYSSEELPSHFQSQHLPVTPQLAKGEHHDRSYNVAPTSDGAVYRAKDHELRYMKWGLIPHWTKSVKDFKTYKTFNARVENLLESRMWAQCCKNKRCVIPLNGYYEWVTKGKKKIPYYVVRSDGKLAFVAGLYDYLESEDLWTYAVITAKAPKELTWLHTRMPVLLEPGSEAWETWMNPDKTDWTQEELDELLAANYDDKMLSVYQVSEEVNKVGSSSESMVKPIFKEDSGKFNLERFPEEEEHGGAAEGEPETKRFKAEAKEPESGKGLSGKIGGGYDVKKERRGRMVGPDQEEDLEIPETAVAGENAEEIEEAFVRDEEDVDLEEEYLKQSEDEEVEEGDLENVAGEDDEEYVEGGDDNEAGSDYEVVQEGEKEEDRAAGESIGERVKNEDTARAEEGNLSKADVRKEQRSRKNKTSATAKGDTGESSSKWGSMTASEAGRKGGTRSSRRGNTRGAQEEEEGEEEDTSGRRGRGNFGKGDTGEQSSRWGSMTASEAGRKGGRKSSRSGNTGGAEGEEGEEEASGRKGSGNYGKGDTGEHSARWGSMTASEAGRKGGRKSSRSGNTGGAEGEEGEEEASGRKGSGNYGKGDTGEHSARWGSMTASEAGKKGGRKSSRSGNTGGAGEEEEGEGEETSGHKGRGNFGKGDTGEHSARWGSMTASEAGKKGGRTRKQHT; encoded by the coding sequence ATGTGTGGCAGATACGCAATTGCTTACAGTAGCGAGGAGCTTCCCTCGCATTTCCAGAGCCAACATCTACCAGTGACTCCTCAATTGGCCAAGGGTGAGCACCACGATCGGTCTTACAACGTTGCACCTACTTCCGATGGAGCTGTTTACCGTGCTAAGGACCATGAATTGAGATATATGAAGTGGGGACTCATACCACATTGGACCAAGAGCGTGAAGGACTTCAAGACTTACAAGACGTTCAATGCGAGAGTCGAAAACCTTTTGGAAAGTAGGATGTGGGCCCAATGCTGCAAGAATAAGCGGTGTGTGATCCCATTGAATGGATACTACGAGTGGGTGACGAAagggaagaagaaaataccCTACTATGTTGTGAGGAGCGACGGCAAGCTGGCATTTGTTGCTGGTTTGTACGACTATTTGGAGAGCGAAGACCTGTGGACTTACGCGGTCATTACTGCGAAGGCTCCCAAAGAATTGACCTGGTTGCATACCCGAATGCCCGTTCTGCTTGAGCCTGGTTCAGAAGCATGGGAGACCTGGATGAACCCAGATAAGACAGATTGGACGCAGGAGGAGCTCGACGAGCTTTTGGCTGCCAATTATGACGACAAGATGCTGTCAGTGTACCAAGTGAGCGAGGAAGTTAACAAGGTGGGCAGTAGCTCAGAGTCTATGGTTAAGCCaattttcaaagaagacAGTGGCAAGTTCAATCTTGAGCGTTTCccagaggaagaagagcatGGCGGCGCAGCCGAGGGGGAGCCTGAAACCAAGCGTTTTAAGGCTGAGGCAAAAGAACCGGAGTCAGGCAAAGGTTTGTCAGGGAAAATAGGTGGAGGTTATGATGTTAAGAAGGAACGGAGAGGGCGGATGGTGGGCCCCGAtcaggaagaagatctcGAGATCCCGGAAACAGCGGTAGCGGGCGAGAATGCTGAGGAGATCGAGGAGGCCTTTGTGAgggatgaagaagacgtagatttggaagaagagtaCTTGAAACAGAgtgaagacgaagaagtaGAAGAGGGAGACCTAGAGAATGTTGCCggtgaggatgatgaagagtaTGTGGAAGGAGGAGATGACAACGAAGCTGGATCAGATTATGAAGTTGTGCAAGAAGGAGAGAAAGAGGAGGATAGGGCTGCTGGTGAGTCAATAGGTGAGAGAGTTAAGAATGAAGATACAGCGAGAGCGGAGGAGGGAAACCTTTCCAAAGCTGATGTTAGGAAAGAGCAGCGTTcgagaaagaacaaaaCTTCAGCTACCGCAAAGGGAGACACGGGCGAAAGCTCCTCAAAATGGGGTAGCATGACTGCATCTGAAGCTGGCAGAAAGGGTGGTACTAGAAGCTCTCGCCGCGGCAATACTAGAGGCgcacaagaagaagaggaaggagaagaagaagacacGTCTGGTCGCAGAGGACGCGGGAACTTTGGCAAGGGCGACACCGGTGAGCAGTCTTCAAGATGGGGTAGTATGActgcttctgaagctggaagaaaaggcgGTAGGAAGAGCTCTCGCAGCGGCAATACTGGCGgtgctgaaggagaagaaggggaagaagaggcatcTGGTCGTAAAGGATCCGGCAATTATGGGAAGGGCGACACCGGTGAGCATTCTGCAAGATGGGGTAGTATGActgcttctgaagctggaagaaaaggcgGTAGGAAGAGCTCTCGCAGCGGCAATACTGGCGgtgctgaaggagaagaaggggaagaagaggcatcTGGTCGTAAAGGATCCGGCAATTATGGGAAGGGCGACACCGGTGAGCATTCTGCAAGATGGGGTAGTATGActgcttctgaagctggCAAAAAAGGCGGTAGAAAGAGCTCTCGCAGCGGCAATACTGGTGGtgctggtgaagaagaagaaggagaaggagaagagacGTCTGGTCACAAAGGACGCGGCAACTTTGGCAAGGGCGACACCGGTGAGCATTCTGCAAGATGGGGCAGCATGActgcttctgaagctggCAAAAAAGGCGGTAGGACAAGGAAACAGCATACATGA
- a CDS encoding folylpolyglutamate synthase/dihydrofolate synthase family protein (ancestral locus Anc_2.435) codes for MLQKNNSMNINLGLSRVSKLLNYLGNPHERLTVLHVAGTNGKGSVCSYLSSILQDSSNQVGKFTTPHLIEVTDSITINSKPISWSVYRNIRNNLETINNRHQLNCTEFELLTCTAFQYFRNVNCQWCVIEVGLGGRLDATNIIPGHRKVACGITKISLDHEAFLGNSLVKIAQEKAGIITKGVKYAIVDGSNEQTVIQTVEDKCREMDCQLTITDPDCGTTHIDTKSWGRLVFEKMPLNGHYQICNLRVALAIIDGIQQRKMANISIDAIIKRLQNVEWPGRLQNLNFCYDPIQKSTIPVLLDGAHNGSAAIELAKFLRNQFGDQPLTFIVSVTSGKDLQPLFGSLLRPHDRVIVTEYGRVDGMPWISPMAASELSLHIKENYTPKVEVQNDVVSCIMRGQQIRAPIVICGSLYLCGDVLRLHQENLGQ; via the coding sequence ATGCTTCAGAAAAACAATTCGATGAACATCAATCTGGGCTTATCCCGAGTCTCCAAGCTACTTAATTATCTGGGAAATCCCCATGAAAGGCTAACTGTGTTGCATGTTGCCGGTACCAATGGTAAAGGATCGGTGTGCTCATACCTGTCGTCTATTCTACAGGACAGCTCAAATCAAGTAGGTAAGTTCACTACACCGCACCTGATTGAAGTAACGGACTCGATAACAATTAACAGCAAGCCAATCTCATGGAGTGTCTATAGAAATATCAGGAATAATCTGGAGACCATTAACAACAGGCACCAATTGAACTGTACAGAATTCGAACTGCTTACTTGTACAGCATTTCAATACTTCCGCAATGTTAATTGTCAGTGGTGTGTCATCGAGGTTGGACTTGGCGGCCGTTTAGATGCTACTAATATTATTCCTGGGCATCGCAAGGTTGCTTGTGGAATTACCAAGATAAGTCTTGATCATGAGGCGTTTCTTGGCAATTCTTTGGTCAAGATCGCGCAAGAGAAGGCCGGCATCATTACAAAAGGCGTCAAATACGCTATAGTGGACGGATCGAACGAGCAGACCGTCATTCAGACCGTTGAAGATAAATGCAGAGAAATGGACTGTCAGCTTACTATTACGGACCCTGATTGTGGGACAACTCATATTGATACGAAATCATGGGGGCGCTTAGTGTTTGAGAAGATGCCGTTGAATGGACATTATCAAATATGCAATCTCAGGGTTGCCCTCGCTATCATAGATGGCATACAGCAGCGCAAAATGGCCAACATATCAATTGATGCCATCATTAAAAGGCTGCAGAATGTCGAATGGCCCGGCAGGCTTCAGAACCTTAACTTTTGTTATGATCCCATACAAAAGTCTACTATCCCAGTTCTATTGGATGGGGCCCATAATGGAAGTGCTGCAATCGAGCTGGCCAAATTTTTGCGAAATCAGTTTGGTGACCAGCCACTAACCTTCATCGTTTCTGTGACCAGCGGCAAGGACCTCCAGCCATTGTTTGGCTCACTGCTGCGCCCGCACGATAGAGTAATAGTAACTGAATATGGTCGTGTGGATGGTATGCCCTGGATCAGTCCAATGGCCGCATCCGAGCTTTCGCTGcacatcaaagaaaactaTACGCCCAAAGTTGAAGTTCAGAATGATGTTGTGTCTTGCATCATGAGGGGCCAGCAAATAAGAGCACCAATAGTGATCTGCGGCTCTTTATACCTATGTGGTGACGTGCTGCGATTGCATCAGGAAAACCTCGGTCAATGA
- the MED11 gene encoding Med11p (ancestral locus Anc_2.436) has product MQPEYVQSRLNSLAEVDNKVCGLLKIASQIVFTFSELKKGNSDLKPQFEQHVKDFYTDLESATAQLRQEIRLLDENVGSRLLPINVNKKATGQDDDKMAEQIAILRELLHEKQSYN; this is encoded by the coding sequence ATGCAGCCTGAATATGTCCAGAGTAGGCTGAACTCGCTGGCAGAAGTCGATAACAAAGTATGTGGCTTATTGAAGATAGCTTCACAGATTGTATTCACGTTTAGTGAGCTCAAGAAAGGTAACAGCGATCTCAAGCCGCAATTCGAGCAGCATGTAAAGGACTTTTACACTGATTTGGAAAGTGCCACCGCCCAGCTGAGACAGGAGATCAGGCTCCTTGACGAGAATGTGGGATCGAGGTTATTGCCCATCAATGTGAATAAGAAAGCTACCGGACAAGATGACGATAAAATGGCGGAACAAATAGCCATTCTTCGAGAGCTCTTGCATGAGAAGCAGTCATATAATTAG